In Balaenoptera ricei isolate mBalRic1 chromosome 7, mBalRic1.hap2, whole genome shotgun sequence, a single window of DNA contains:
- the LOC132368657 gene encoding gamma-crystallin C isoform X1, producing MGKITFYEDRGFQGRCYECSSDCPNLQPYFSRCNSVRVDSGCWMLYERPNYQGHQYFLRRGDYPDYQQWMGLNDSVRSCCLIPQQTSSHRLRLYEREDHKGPMVELSEDCSCIQDRFHLNEVRSLHVLEGCWVLYEMPSYCGRQYLLRPQEYRRYQDWGAMDAKAGSVRRVVDLY from the exons ATGGGGAAG ATCACCTTCTACGAGGACCGGGGCTTCCAGGGCCGCTGCTACGAGTGCAGCAGCGACTGCCCCAACCTGCAGCCCTACTTCAGCCGCTGCAACTCAGTGCGCGTGGACAGCGGCTGCTGGATGCTCTACGAGCGCCCCAACTACCAGGGCCACCAGTACTTCCTGCGGCGCGGCGACTACCCCGACTACCAGCAGTGGATGGGCCTCAACGACTCCGTCCGCTCCTGCTGTCTCATCCCCCAA CAGACAAGCTCCCACAGGCTGCGGTTGTATGAGAGAGAGGATCACAAAGGCCCCATGGTGGAGCTGAGCGAGGACTGCTCCTGCATCCAGGACCGCTTCCACCTGAATGAGGTCCGCTCCCTCCACGTGCTGGAGGGCTGCTGGGTCCTCTATGAGATGCCCAGCTACTGCGGCCGGCAGTACCTGCTGCGACCCCAAGAGTACAGGCGCTACCAAGACTGGGGGGCCATGGATGCTAAGGCCGGCTCTGTGCGGAGGGTGGTGGATTTATACTGA
- the LOC132368657 gene encoding gamma-crystallin C isoform X2 yields MGKITFYEDRGFQGRCYECSSDCPNLQPYFSRCNSVRVDSGCWMLYERPNYQGHQYFLRRGDYPDYQQWMGLNDSVRSCCLIPQTSSHRLRLYEREDHKGPMVELSEDCSCIQDRFHLNEVRSLHVLEGCWVLYEMPSYCGRQYLLRPQEYRRYQDWGAMDAKAGSVRRVVDLY; encoded by the exons ATGGGGAAG ATCACCTTCTACGAGGACCGGGGCTTCCAGGGCCGCTGCTACGAGTGCAGCAGCGACTGCCCCAACCTGCAGCCCTACTTCAGCCGCTGCAACTCAGTGCGCGTGGACAGCGGCTGCTGGATGCTCTACGAGCGCCCCAACTACCAGGGCCACCAGTACTTCCTGCGGCGCGGCGACTACCCCGACTACCAGCAGTGGATGGGCCTCAACGACTCCGTCCGCTCCTGCTGTCTCATCCCCCAA ACAAGCTCCCACAGGCTGCGGTTGTATGAGAGAGAGGATCACAAAGGCCCCATGGTGGAGCTGAGCGAGGACTGCTCCTGCATCCAGGACCGCTTCCACCTGAATGAGGTCCGCTCCCTCCACGTGCTGGAGGGCTGCTGGGTCCTCTATGAGATGCCCAGCTACTGCGGCCGGCAGTACCTGCTGCGACCCCAAGAGTACAGGCGCTACCAAGACTGGGGGGCCATGGATGCTAAGGCCGGCTCTGTGCGGAGGGTGGTGGATTTATACTGA
- the LOC132368659 gene encoding gamma-crystallin B, giving the protein MGKITFYEDRGFQGRCYECSSDCPNLQPYFSRCNSVRVDSGCWMLYERPNYQGHQYFLRRGDYPDYQQWMGLNDSVRSCRLIPPHTGTYRMRIYERDDFRGQMSEITDDCLSLQDRFHLTEIHSLNVLEGSWVLYELPNYRGRQYLLRPGEYRRYLDWGAMNAKAGSLRRVTDFY; this is encoded by the exons ATGGGGAAG ATCACCTTCTACGAGGACCGGGGCTTCCAGGGCCGCTGCTACGAGTGCAGCAGCGACTGCCCCAACCTGCAGCCCTACTTCAGCCGCTGCAACTCAGTGCGCGTGGACAGCGGCTGCTGGATGCTCTACGAGCGCCCCAACTACCAGGGCCACCAGTACTTCCTGCGGCGCGGCGACTACCCCGACTACCAGCAGTGGATGGGCCTCAACGACTCCGTCCGCTCCTGCCGCCTCATCCCCCCA CACACCGGCACTTACAGAATGAGAATCTATGAGAGAGATGACTTCAGAGGACAAATGTCAGAGATCACAGACGATTGTCTCTCTCTTCAGGACCGCTTCCACCTCACTGAGATCCACTCCCTCAACGTGCTGGAGGGCTCCTGGGTCCTTTACGAGCTGCCCAACTACAGGGGAAGGCAGTACCTCCTGAGGCCGGGGGAGTACAGGAGATATCTTGACTGGGGGGCGATGAATGCCAAAGCTGGTTCTCTAAGACGGGTGACagatttttactga
- the LOC132368660 gene encoding gamma-crystallin B, whose translation MGKITFYEDRGFQGRCYECSSDCPNLQPYFSRCNSVRVDSGCWMLYERPNYQGHQYFLRRGDYPDYQQWMGLNDSVRSCRLIPPHTGTYRMRIYERDDFRGQMSEITDDCLSLQDRFHLTEIHSLNVLEGSWVLYELPNYRGRQYLLRPGEYRRYLDWGAMNAKAGSLRRVTDFY comes from the exons ATGGGAAAG atcacCTTCTACGAGGACCGGGGCTTCCAGGGCCGCTGCTACGAGTGCAGCAGCGACTGCCCCAACCTGCAGCCCTACTTCAGCCGCTGCAACTCAGTGCGCGTGGACAGCGGCTGCTGGATGCTCTACGAGCGCCCCAACTACCAGGGCCACCAGTACTTCCTGCGGCGCGGCGACTACCCCGACTACCAGCAGTGGATGGGCCTCAACGACTCCGTCCGCTCCTGCCGCCTCATCCCCCCA CACACCGGCACTTACAGAATGAGAATCTATGAGAGAGATGACTTCAGAGGACAAATGTCAGAGATCACAGACGATTGTCTCTCTCTTCAGGACCGCTTCCACCTCACTGAGATCCACTCCCTCAACGTGCTGGAGGGCTCCTGGGTCCTTTACGAGCTGCCCAACTACAGGGGAAGGCAGTACCTCCTGAGGCCGGGGGAGTACAGGAGATATCTTGACTGGGGGGCGATGAATGCCAAAGCTGGTTCTCTAAGACGGGTGACagatttttactga